The Hornefia porci genome contains the following window.
TCACGGCGGCGGTGTGCTCTGACATCGAAACGGTTAATCGTGTGGTAGCTGACCGACACGAGTTCTGTAAACGCTGCCACTCTTTTGTTGATCCCTTCCGGCAGAAGTACAAGACGGTCTCTGCCGATAGCGACACTGTCCTGCATGAAGCCGTCGAAGCCGCTGGCCCGGAACTTACTGCTGCGCAGATAATTTTCCGCGATAACATCGTCCTTTTCCACCGGCGTATTCGGCACCATCGCCACCGACTGCCCCGGCTTATACTCCCCCCGGGGGTCGTACAGCACATCGCCGATGCCTTCATGAATCAGCGCCATCGGAAGCTTCTTCTTCAGCACCTCCGGCGCCCTCTTGCCCTGATAATATCTCTGATCCGCATTGCAGATCGACAGATGAGTGGGCCGGACAATAATATTGTCATCCGTCAGGCTGATATCAGAAAACTCCGCCTCGAAACGCCGGGGCGCTACCAGCCGGTAAATCGTATTCAGCACTTTTTCTCCCCTCCCAGCAAAGTTTCTGCCAGCTGCAGATCATACGGATACGTCACTTTGATATTGAACGTCTCGCCCTGTACCAGCGTGACCTTTTCGCCCTTCATCACAAAGACCTTCGCCGCGTCTGTCAGGATTTCCCGTTCCTCCTCCGTCAGCTCCTGATAAAGCCGTTTGAAGGCCGCCGCCCGGAAGCTCTGAGGCGTCTGCCCCTGATAATAGAACTTGCGGTCCGGAATCGCACTGATCACCGCCCCGTCCCGGCTTTCCACAATGGTATCCGTCGCGGGAATCACCGTGTCACAGATCACGCCCTGCTGCGCCTTCTCGATATTCTCTTCAATGATGCGGTGAGTGACAAAGGGCCGGACAGCATCGTGGGTAACCATGATGGTATCCTCATCCAGTCCGTAATTCTCCTCAATATACCGGATCGCATTCATAATCGTCTCATTACGGACTGCGCCTCCCTGAATCACTTCCACTCTGCTGCCGTCCGGAAGATACTTGCGAAAAAGATCCTTTGTATAGGAAATCCACTGCTCCGGGCAGAGCACGATCACCTTCTCGAACTTGTCATTCATTACGAACTTCTCTACCGTATGAACGATAATCGGCTTGCCGCCGATGGTCAGAAACTGCTTCGGTTTATCTACATTGCCCATGCGGGTTCCCTTGCCGCCGGCCAATACTGCTCCAAAAATCATATCTGTCCTCCTCTCCATGTATCAGACGTTAATAGATTTATTATATAATAATCCCACAAACTGCGCAAGTTTATTCGTATTTCGCGTGCCGCCCGCCACGAAGCGATCTGCGAACGCCTTCTGCTTCGCCGGATCCCAGCGTTCCTCCTCAATCGCCTTCATGACCCCCTCCGGTTCCCGGTACAGCTCCTGCGGCATTTCCGCCGGAAAGTCGATGCAGAATCCCCGGCGCTGAAGATAGTCGTCAAGATCCCACGTATAGAAGAACAAAGGTCTGCCCGCAACGGCTGCCTCAAAAAGAAACGCCGAATAATCAGTAATCACATAATCCGCCACAGACAGCAGCTCCAGACTGCTGTACTCAGGGCACCGGAACACCCCCGCAAGGTCCAGCTTTCTCCGTTCCACCGGATGAAGCTTGACGATCAGATTGAAGCGGGTCCGGTCCACAGCATCGATCAGCCCGCGGACAGCCTGTGCGGTGTCCACGCCCTTTCGGAAGGTGGGCGCATAGAGGATGTTCTTTTTTCCGCCTCCCAGCTCCGGATAGGCTGCGCGGATCCTGTTCCCTCTCTCCTCCATGAACACGCTGCTCCGCAGCAGATCCACACGGGGGAGCGGCAGAACCTTCACCATCTCTTCCGGATAATGAAACGCCTTTGCGTAATACGGACGGCAGAATTCACTGCTGGCCAGAATCGCATCGTAATTCCGGTGCATCCTCAGAGCGCGGATAAGCTTCGGGCTGTAGCCCTCTGCCTCACCTTCAACATAGTATCCGAATTTTTTACAGATCCCCAGGGCGTGCCACATCTGCAGGATTTTCAGCGAACGTCTGTGCCGCAGCACGCTGGCGGTGATGCAGTATCCCTCCAGAATGACGACTCTGGAGGTCGCAAGCGCGTGCATCTCCGGTCCCATCATATGAAAGAGATATTTCACCTTTCCGGACAGTCCCGGAGGAATCATCCGGTACAGGGTATGCGTCTCAATCTCCGGGTATTCCTTTCCGATTTCCTCAAGAAGCAGCTTCACATCAGGCGACGGGACCGCACTCTGTCTGCTGATGACAGAAACCCTGTTCCTGACCGGAGCAAGCTTGTGAAAGCAATAGATCAGGTTCAGGAACGCCACGCCGATATTAATCACGATTTCCATCCGTTCCCGTCTCCTTCCCGAATATCCATTTACAGGTTTTCTCCGTGGAATGCCCGTCGCATGCGCTGAGGAAGCGCTGCCCGAAGGCCCTCCTTTTTTCTTCCGCCATGTCTCCCTCCCGGACGGCGCGAATCAGCTCCTGCTGCCCGGTCACAACCGGACCGTACAGATAATCCTCGTAGGGATAATACAGCCCCCGCCCGTCGGCGTACAGTTCCCTGTCATAGGCGTAGAACACGACAGGTTTATTCACAAAGAAATAGTCGAAGATGACTGAAGAGTAATCAGTAATCAGGACGTCAGTCACCAGCAGCAGGTCATTAATTTCCCGATGCTCCGATAAATCCAGATAAAAGTCTCCGTATTTCCCGGGATCCCATTCTCCCCCCTGACGGCGGAGAATATTGTTGTACACCGCCGGGTGCCATTTAAACACAAAGATAAAGTCCTCGCCAAGTCCCTCGCGAATCCTCTCAAGATCCAGACGGTCGAAATCATACCCCGCATCGTCTGCCCGGAGCCCCCGATAGGTGGGTGCAAACAGAACGACCTTCTTCTGTCTGAGCTGCGGAAATTCCTCATACAGGGCGTTCTGCGTCTCCCGAATCTTCTGTGCATCGAAAAACAGATCCGTCCGCGGAACTCCGGTGGCCCTGACCTTCTCCGGCGGCAGCCCGAAGGCCTCCGCATAGCAGCCCCGGATGCTCTCCGCACTGACGATGGCCTTCGCGTATTTCCGATACCCTTTATGAATGCGGATTTTTTCATTTCCGGCGGCGCGGCTGTAGCCGAATTTTTTAAATGCGCCGGCGCCGTGCCAGAGCTGGCAGATCTGCTGTCCCGGCCTGACGCTGTAATAGGAGGTATATCGGAAATAATCCTCCAGGAGAATTGTTCCCGCCGTGGTCATATCGTAAACAAACCGGAGGAATTTCCCCGGTCCTGTGATCTGTCTCCGGTCTGCTTTCAGGTACGTCACTTTTTCGTAACTCCCGTCGAGATAATCATAAACATCCTTCAGATTTCCGCCCAGCTCCGCCCGGACATCGGAGACGAAAAAAACTTTGTTTTCCCTTACCTCTGTAAAAATAGCGATCAGCCGGCTCAGCAGGATAAACGCCACCGCGCTGATTCCGTTCTTGAAATATCTCATGAATGCTCCAGTAGTTTTCTGCCGTGCCGCCTGCGGCACGCACTCTGTGTCACCGTTTCTCTGTTCCCGGGTTTCTTCGCACCCCCCTACACTATACCATAATCCGGCTGGCCCGGTAAAGTCCGCCTCCCGAAATCTGCGCGCCGAGAACCGCTCTTTGTGATATAATCAAGAGGTATCGCACAGTACGCAGTAACAGAAACGGAGGTTTCATCATGACAGCTTCAGAATATATCCTCGCATCCGCATCTCCCAGAAGGTCCGAGCTGATGAGGGCTCACGGCCTGCGCTTCCTGACGGTCCCCGCGGAGGTCGATGAGACGCTGCCGCCGGACACGGACGGACCGGACGCCGTTATGTATCTGTCCCTGAAAAAAGCTCTCTGGGTGGAGTCCCGTTATCCCGAGCTTGCCGGCAGACGAATCATCGCCGCCGATACGGTCGTCTGCACCAGGCGCATTCTCGGAAAGCCCGCCGATATCGGCGAGGCGCGGGAAATGATTACGGAGCTTCGCGGCGCAGTGCATCACGTATACACCGGCGTGACGCTCCTGGTCGCGGGGGAACCGCGCCGGAGATGCTTTTGTGAGGGTACAAAGGTATTCGTTCGCAACATCAGTGATCCGGCTGTCGAAGCATACATCCGCACGCAGGAGCCCTATGACAAAGCCGGAGGTTACGCCATTCAGG
Protein-coding sequences here:
- a CDS encoding CDP-glycerol glycerophosphotransferase family protein, coding for MEIVINIGVAFLNLIYCFHKLAPVRNRVSVISRQSAVPSPDVKLLLEEIGKEYPEIETHTLYRMIPPGLSGKVKYLFHMMGPEMHALATSRVVILEGYCITASVLRHRRSLKILQMWHALGICKKFGYYVEGEAEGYSPKLIRALRMHRNYDAILASSEFCRPYYAKAFHYPEEMVKVLPLPRVDLLRSSVFMEERGNRIRAAYPELGGGKKNILYAPTFRKGVDTAQAVRGLIDAVDRTRFNLIVKLHPVERRKLDLAGVFRCPEYSSLELLSVADYVITDYSAFLFEAAVAGRPLFFYTWDLDDYLQRRGFCIDFPAEMPQELYREPEGVMKAIEEERWDPAKQKAFADRFVAGGTRNTNKLAQFVGLLYNKSINV
- a CDS encoding CDP-glycerol glycerophosphotransferase family protein codes for the protein MRYFKNGISAVAFILLSRLIAIFTEVRENKVFFVSDVRAELGGNLKDVYDYLDGSYEKVTYLKADRRQITGPGKFLRFVYDMTTAGTILLEDYFRYTSYYSVRPGQQICQLWHGAGAFKKFGYSRAAGNEKIRIHKGYRKYAKAIVSAESIRGCYAEAFGLPPEKVRATGVPRTDLFFDAQKIRETQNALYEEFPQLRQKKVVLFAPTYRGLRADDAGYDFDRLDLERIREGLGEDFIFVFKWHPAVYNNILRRQGGEWDPGKYGDFYLDLSEHREINDLLLVTDVLITDYSSVIFDYFFVNKPVVFYAYDRELYADGRGLYYPYEDYLYGPVVTGQQELIRAVREGDMAEEKRRAFGQRFLSACDGHSTEKTCKWIFGKETGTDGNRD
- a CDS encoding Maf family protein, encoding MTASEYILASASPRRSELMRAHGLRFLTVPAEVDETLPPDTDGPDAVMYLSLKKALWVESRYPELAGRRIIAADTVVCTRRILGKPADIGEAREMITELRGAVHHVYTGVTLLVAGEPRRRCFCEGTKVFVRNISDPAVEAYIRTQEPYDKAGGYAIQGTFGKYIDHIEGDFENVVGLPCRRMLQELARL
- a CDS encoding 2-C-methyl-D-erythritol 4-phosphate cytidylyltransferase — protein: MIFGAVLAGGKGTRMGNVDKPKQFLTIGGKPIIVHTVEKFVMNDKFEKVIVLCPEQWISYTKDLFRKYLPDGSRVEVIQGGAVRNETIMNAIRYIEENYGLDEDTIMVTHDAVRPFVTHRIIEENIEKAQQGVICDTVIPATDTIVESRDGAVISAIPDRKFYYQGQTPQSFRAAAFKRLYQELTEEEREILTDAAKVFVMKGEKVTLVQGETFNIKVTYPYDLQLAETLLGGEKKC